The nucleotide sequence ATAGTATCATTAGTTTAAGGCCAAGGTAAGTTTACACTTACAAATAGTTATATAtgaaaatgcatatttaaataagttttaaactgatttatttatttctttttgcttGCCTTCGCCAACTTTTGAGCCATATACGATTTTCTCAGCTTTTCCAGCTTGTTTGAGCTGCCGAACCATTTATTGAACTTATCCATTATCTAAAAAGAATTTCAGTTAAATGACTTAGTTGCTAAACATGTATTAAGTAAGCAAGTATACCTTCTCATCTGGAGGGAAAATGGGAGGCTCATTCTTGCTCAGGAAATATTCAAGGAACTCGTTCGGATCCAATGCCTCATTCTTGAGTCGCATCTTACGGTCGATGTTCAAGGTCTCCTTAACGTTATCATCAATGTCGCCGGAGTTGTACGCCTGAAGGACGCGTGCCAGTGCCGAGTAGGCGTACTCCTTCATGTCATCTGGCGCGTTCTCGGTCATCAGTTCCAGCCACAGCAGGAAGCTAGTGCCGTAATCGCACTTCGGAATAAGCAGTACTTTTTGGAACGCTCGCTTGATGCCTCCATTGGCCGCCCAGGGCATGTTACTCGTGCCGACTAGTacaattttgtcatttttctTCAGTGGTTTCAAGATCTTGCTAGCTAACGAGGTGCCCAGCAGTCTGGGGTTAATCTCCACTGCCTCAGGCGGAACCTTTTTCCAAAATAGTCTATGCGCTTCCTCGATGTACATTATGGTGGGCTGAAAAGCCTTAGCCACTTTTAGAATAACATGCAGGAAGTACTTCAAGTCTTTGGCATATTTGTAGGTATTCTCGGGACTTAGGTTCATAAAAACTGCATCTGGAGTAGACAGAAGGTTTAAGTGCtccgacaaaaaaaaaaaaaaaaaaaaaaagaacaattCCCAACAAAATGTTACTATACCTAGTTCGGATGCAATGATTTCACACAGCAATCGTTTTCCGCTATTCAGAGGTCCAATTAGCAAAAGAGACTTCGGCTTCGGAACATCGAATTCGCCCATTCCCAGCATCGACTCTTGGATAACCATTTTAATGTCACCCTTTGCTGGGCCCAATGTGCTGAATTTTAAATcgatattaattttttttgttaggcTTAGTAGCTCTTTCAACAAATAACTACAACATACGTTAAGCCATCTTCATCTCGAGTGTCGTCTGCCACAAAGTTGAAGTCCGTTATGAACTCATCAAAGTCCCTATGACCAATTTCCTCTATTATGCCGGCATCTTTGAGCTCATTGTACAGGGATTCCAGTGTCCGATCGCCTGTCATGTCCTTGGgcttcttcttcctcttctccttcttcttcttaggATACTTCACCTTGAGAGCCTTGTACTTCTCATCGTTATCCTTCGCCAAGGCCTCCCGCAGCAACTCATACTCAACCCTGGAAGTTGAaaagttatattttcattgtaaatataaataaatttacctCATGTATTCGTCGACCAAGCCCCTCACTTCCTGATGAATCTTTGCCAGTTGCTCCTCAGTAACCCATTCCTTGATGGGATCATGATTCTTGTTTAGATATTCATCGACATTTCTCCAGTCCTTGGAGTACTTCTTCATTGTTTCTTCAATGTTTTCTAAAATTGAAGAGAGTATTTGGAGACAATGGAAACATTCTCCATTAAGTCAAACTATCTACCAATTGCCTTGCTTGCAGTTAGCTCGTAGCCAATATCGATGACTCCAGCGTCTCTCAATTTCTTCCGACGTTTAGCTTCCTTCATTTTCAGTTGTTTTagcttttccttctttttccttttctctttCTTCTCCTTATCGCGAAGTTTCTTCAACTCGGCTTTTGACAGCGGCTTTTTACCAAGGCTTTCCTGAAATTCCATTGGCGTCATTGTTTCATCAATGACAACCAGTACCGTTCCTTGTTTTACAGGATCGGGATAAGGATGAAAATTCCCAGTCGCGTCGTAGCTGTTAAGTACGAGTTATAcgtttttgccttttttgccTCAATGAAAAACAACTCACAATTCCTTGAACCATGCCCGGATATGATCGGATATATCTTCCATCATCCATGGACTTCGGAATTGCAGCAATCGGGTGCGCTCATCGTTGATCAAGTTGATGAAGTCCTCATCCAGCTTCTTCTTGAGCATCTCGTTCTTGTACATTTCCATAATAGAATTTGCCGTCTGATTGGGTCGCTTCAGTTTCCTAATTTTCTTCATACCATACAATTCCTCCTTGAACCGCTTCCTAATCTTAACTATTTTCCGCGTCTTGTAACCACGCCAACAACTTTGGATTTTACAAGCAGCATTGTTCTGTATTGCACTTAAGGCTTCCTCAtctagaaaataattaaaaaccaaattaattgttttgaaACGATCTAGCTACTTGCCATCTATTGCGGTATCCGCTACATCATCCTTTTTGATAAGATTTTCGCAGGACTCGTCCGCCTTCAAGAAGTCAGCTGAAAAAATGGTTCTCTTCACGGGAATACTCATTGCCTGATCAGGCTTAAAGGtgaatttgtaatttattttctttctttgatGGACCTTGAGGAACTTTTTCTTGTCGTACTTTATGTTGGACTTGTAAACCCGAGCTCGGCGCGCCCTCTCGTGAGCTTGGATAAGCTTGACCGCCTCACTGATCGGAACCCAATCCTGGGCTGCCTTTTCTTCCTTTTCCTCATCGTTCATGTACAATCGGTTGTCGGCAATGATATTTTGAATGTCCAACGGGCGACGGTAAAGGAATTGTGGTGACCTCCATACGACCAGGTCCCGTGGTGTTAGCTTCCTAGCGATCAGCGCCTTATCTATGTAAATGTATTCGCTCATTTCCAAGTCTTTTAACTCCTCCTTGAGTTGCATTAGCTGCTGAGTGGCATTCTCCACCAAAACACGTACCAATGCCCGCTTTTGCACTTGGAAAGTATTGTGGTATATGAAACTTAACTTATTGACCAGCTCCACATACAAAACATAGAGCTCTGCGTAAATTTTATACGATACTGCCTTTTCCTCTGGCGGCTCAATCTTCTTCAGGCGGTTCTGCTTCTTGATTAATTTACCAATTTCCTTGCGCGTGTAGACCCAAAATTTATGGTTAAGATCGAACGACATTTTGGATTTTAgctatatgtgtgtgtgtgtgccttcctaaataaaaaaaatgtcttgCCGTGTTAAGAATAtagtatgtatttatttgcttctGTACACTTAATGAAAATAAGTCGATTACCTGGTTATTCAAGGGCTACTTAGTACCAATAtagattttgattttatataaatttatcaCTTTATTTCACTTAAGATACGATAATCAGGGAATCCGGAAGGGAACAACCACGGCCTCTTTGTGGTCGATCTGTATGTGCGAGACACTGATGTGTGCCTTCTCGGTGAAGAGCTTCATCTAAAAACATACGAAATTGGTAAGCAACAAGCAATTTGCGAAAAGTAAAACTCACTTGAGCAGTGTCATCTGGATAGGTTGGCTTAGACAGATAGAACTGATGGCTTGGTACATCTTTAAGGAGACCTGTTGTTCATTTAATTGTTAGTCATCATTCACCCTTTCAATCTAGCTATATTGCAAACCTTTTGGTGCGATACTGGCGTGCTGGCCGTTGTTCCACTGTTGATGCAACCGCTGCGAGTACAATCTTATTCTATCGGCGTACTCCTGGTGCTCCAGGCTGTGACAGTCCATGGCTCCAACGTTTATCATGTTTCTGGAGAGCAAAGTAGCGTATAAGcgaatacaaatataatatagatAAGCGATAATTAGGGCTGTGTTGCTTTGTTGCATTGAACATCCCGATAAATGCTTGGGTATAACCATACTACATACTAGATCCTGCCATCGCTATAACTACGTAGGTATACTactatagtatagtatagtatagcaATCGCTGTAAAATGCTAGCATTCCAATCAATGGAATTGTATATGATAGTGCCAAATGTGGACCCTATACACTATCAACTACGTACATCGCAGTATTCTGCACCAGTCTGGAGAGGGCGTTCTGATCGTCCTTCTTGGGAAGGGAGTGGGCGTAGTCGGTGCTGAGGCCATCGGAGTTGCTCCGTCGAAGGGCAGGACTATGGTTCACCGGGTCCACGAGAAGGTGTGTCCGCTCGTTCGGCTCGTTGGGCTGCAGATGGAACGCATTGTGTATTCGGTCTGTTGACGGGGAAAGGGGAATGTGCGGATTACCTGCGCACCTGGATCTTCGGTGCATTGCCAGCAGTTGCAGATCGAGGCTAGGTAGCTCCAAACAGAGTGCACATACTCCATTCTAAATGCAATTGTTCAAttgttctttattttttatgcaagTTTTTCTAGGGATGGAATTGTACATATTCGATAAGATCAGTGCTACCAGACAGTTTAAAACAGCTGTATACATACTTGTTATCGATTAGGCgctaaatattacaattttaatcGGACATTAAATTCATGGGTTTTCATAAGGGAATACTAGTTTATTACTTACTGTTCCTAGCGTTAtccttgttttatttattatgaaatactttttattgGGAATTAagttgatttaaatttatactttattaatttgttatatttttattggaaatcggCAATAATTGTgaagatattaaaaaatttaactgCTTTTGGTAGACAtcaattattaatttgaaatatttatattgctGTTTTTTCTATCAACCTATATGACATTTTCCCCAACAGCCAGCCCACGAGAACGAGCACATTCTTGATTGATGAAGATGCCAAAATTTCAGCCAACGGAAGTTGCTTATCTCGTCGCTTCCTTCGTGCCAATCAAATGAATTGGGCCgcacatttttaattgtgtCGCTCGAGCAGTAAGGACAAAGGATGCGGAGTACGCCAGCTACTCGCAAGGAACGGAGAACGCCCTTAAATCAACGACGCGGTTAACCATGATGGCGAAAGCGGCGAGGCGGAAACGCAAATTCATTGCCGAGGCTGCATGACATGGGGGCATGTGTGGCAGTGCTGACAGCTTTTGCTATCCTTTCCACAAGAAGAACCtctgaaaaatgtaaaaccaTAATAACATAATGTGTAATATTGGGGTTTCTGAATGGGCTGATGTTCTTCGAATATCTTACGTAGAGTGAAAAAGTTCAAGATTCATAAGAATTTAAAACTTAATATGGCCGTTAAAAAACAGTTTTTCTCTCCAATACGGTCTAATTTATTGAGTTTTCCCTTCAGTTTGTTCTTCTGTTTCCGCCGCCTAAGTGAATTTATTGTCTCCTCCTGGCAGCACTGATGTGGGCCTCGTCATCGCATCCTGATCCTTTGCGCCACCTCCAGACCCGGCACCATGCCCATATATTGAGCCAGacgcacactcacacttgCTGGCAACTTGTAACTTCGTTTTGCCCCGCTTTTGTTTCCGTTCCCTGGCAGCGGAAGCCGGGCTAGAAATTTCATAACTGCCACAAGGAGCAGCTTCACTTCAAATTCAATTATCCTGCGCCTGCACACGGCCCCAAAGGATATCGATCAGTACATCTAAGGAGGTGCATATGTCTGCGGCTTGCCGACCGGGAATAGGCATCTTACATCGTCATTTTGCGATACGCCATCTAAGGGATTTCCTTCGAGGATGTTGGGTTTTATCTAGACAGCTCATTAGCTGAGTAAGTCCAttgtttttagatttatgATGATATACTAACCAGCCaggaaaacaaatattatatacaaattatgCATTATacataaaatttttttaataaattatatttattttttatgctaAGAGCATTTAGCATTTCACTTGTGAGGAAACACTATAttcagtatttatttaatttgatggCTTTGCAAAGTTCAATTTCTGCTAGCTCATTTGGTCTGGATGGGCGTGGTTCGGCGGAACTGTAGGCAAAAAACCTCAACCACATTAACGACTTAATGAGCACCCGCGAAGCAGTTTGCCACTTGATTGCCCACGGGGTGGCACCAGTCGCCGCTGATTGGATTCAGCTGGTGTTTTATCTAGGGCCTTCGACTTCCAGCCAGTTTCAGGTTCAGAATTCTCCGGCTCATTGTTGCATCGACAAAGAAACGCAGTTTACATCGAATAGCTGCGGATTATCGgagccacgcccccaaaaCCCATACCCTCGTCCTGCCGCAGAAGTGCGGCACCACAGCGGTTTCAGTATGCAAAGCGCAAGGCATCCGGAGGCCACATAGTCCTCCGTCCACCTCCACTTCGGCGGATAAATAGTGCCGCGCAAACTTACAGCGGGAAGAACAACACTTTTATGCACAAGACTTTACATTTTTGCTGGGCGGACGCATCTGCAAACTGCGCTGTAAGAAAGTTAGGGTCGATATATATACTGGATTTGAATTAATACTCTAACAAGGATTTGTTCCCTTTTCACTTATGTCAAAGGTGTTATACTAGATTTGCTTATAATGCATGAATCCGAAATGATAGAGTCTATGTACTGACCATATGACATCTAATTTTCTTTCCGTGTAAGTTGTGCGTCCCACAACTCCAGAAACTTTTTGCCCCAGATTGTCGGTGTTGACTTGGTTAGCAGTTTGGCCCTTCGGCGAGCCTTTGCATCTGGCCATAAACGTCGGGGGAGGCGATAAAGTTGAACCTGATTATGCAGCTTTATTAGAGGTGAACGATCAACTCGGAATGgcccagaaaaaaaagagaaaaagcGACTCTTGCagtcattaaaaaatatacaaatatattgatatattctatattataTAGTAGTATACCCTACAGTTCCACAATTCATCGCAACTCAAACTTATAACTTATCCCAAAATCGGGAAAACAATTAATCTTAAAATCATCAATAGTTTTCTTACAAACAAACTGAGAGGTCGAGATACATACTTCGTGGCGATTCGCTGCTGAAAACGTAATGAATGTAACTGCAGGGTATATAATCGCtgcaaaccaaacaaacataATGTAAAATATCGATCCCAGTTAACTGGCTTACCGCATAAACTCGTATATAATTCCCTCTACCCTTTAAAATGTCACACATTCGTGCTAAATTCATAAACTTGCCGCTGTATCGGGTTTAAGCTGCAGCTGAAATACGACAAATGCTTTTGgaatgcaattcaatttccttttttggccaattcGCGTCCTCGGCGATGTCGCTATCGCCGTATTTGTTGGCCTTAATTTTGCAGGAGCGATTCGCCGAGCAATCTGTTCCATTTCTGCTTGACATTTCACTTAGCCCTGGCTTAATTCCCGATTGACACGTCTGGCTTATTTTGGTACTACGCACTGCATTTATTTCCGACTGCGCTGGCAAATCGATTTTTTCCAAGGGACTCCGGACACATGGCCAGGTTGCAGTACTCCACCTGCCGGACCATTGGCAGATATGGTAAATTCTGTTTACCCAGTTCTTGGGCTAACTACTAAAGCATCGGATTACTCGTCGAGCAGTTGATGGCGGGAAATAGTGAGCTGCAAAATTCTTAATTAATTCAGATTGGCGAGGATGCAAATAGCACAATGGTTACCTAGACATCCATTATTAAGGGATTGCTTACAAAATTTAAGCAAACATTAAGGTCAGATGTACAGTATGGAAATGTAGTTTAAATATGTCTAATATCTTACAGGCCGTAAAATGAAAAGTTCAACCACAAACAAGTGCTGGCAAAACAATCGAATAGCTGTTTGGTTACTCCAAACCAAAAAAGCCAGATCAAATCGTTTAAGACAAAACTTAGCCCCAAGTCTGCCCAAGGATTCAGATTTGGCCAGTGATAGGGAAACCACGTGTCAGGTTTTAAACAAATTGCGAACTGTTTGCTTCTTTTCTTGGCCAGGTGAAAAGTAATTGAACTTGTTGCCAAACTTTGGCCATCAAACAAGCCCACAGCTGTTGTTGGCCCTCCTGTCTTTCCATCTTagccaataagaacccaaccTATGGTATCCCATCCTAACCCTCGCCTCGGTGTCATCACACGCTTCGTTTGCGCTTTGATGTATGCTATGATTTGTTTTATTGCCCGCCCCTCGATTTCCCTATCgccaatttttgggtcaaacTTTGCCGGAGAAAGTTTTCCGACACCCCGACCCGCCCACCGGGGCAATATCTTAGCCGGCATTTCGTCCGCTCTGTTTGTTCAGTTTGCCGCAAATTATTTGAATTCACCTCCGTCCCACTTGAGTTCCCGCCGATTAATCTTCGGGGGCATCTGCGATTGGGTCCTGTCCTCGCCGGGCACTCTGTTTGTTTTCAGTTCGAAAATAGATATTCTGGCACTTACACGCATTTATAGTTCGGTTTGATAATGTGCCGGACTTTCTGTTTGCTCTCCCTTTTCGATTGGAGTCCTTCGCCCCGTGGTCAAATCAAGGTGGCTCTGTttgaagtggagtggagtaACACTAAAGTGAAAAACTTTCAATTGCAGCAGGATTAAGGCGCTATCATGCGGAAATTTCGTTTGAACAGATAAAAAGTGCTTAGGGAAAGTTATATGGTTATAAGTTATTGAACAAAAACTACATAGTTCCAATGAAAGTATTCTTAATGTGTTATGAGTACTCATTCAATAAATCGATTATTGTTATTACTAATGAGATACAAAATGAGTTTCGAGTTACATAAGTATCAAATTGAGCGTCAAATGTATCAccttgtaaattttatttgtaaatttaaaaCCGGGTTTTCTCTAACTGCTATGGCAGCTAAAGACCTTTGATTCCCCTAATGTGTCTGacgaaatttataaattgttcaAAGCGTGGGCATCATGTCCATCGATCTTCCTCGAAGGtagctaaaaattaattgcagTTCTTGGTCTAAACAAAAGCGACCAAGAGACATATTCATTCTTACCCTGATCTTCACATTTAgcaatttacaattaaattccttaaatattataatttataataatataatataatatttataatttccaataaatacttatatttgaaataaataaaatacttgaAATAAATATAGGTATATAGGTTTCGTATTCACCAAAGCTTGGCTTAAGGCTTTTAAGATCTGAAGCATACTTCATACTTCTCGGCTCTTCAGTCGCCACTACAAAACCATCAGTTATACTTTCACTCATCGAAATTTACACCTACACATCAAAATAactcaaaatattaaataacacTTCGTTTTGGGAAAAACTTGTTAACCTCGTGAACCTATAGTTTAGTTTTATACTACCCACAGCCacagaaatgaaaatatactCTGCAAAAAATAAGCTCGAATTGAGAATAGTGTGATGCCAAGGTGCTGTAAGTTGTGCATGATATTCAAACTAAACTTGAGATTCATAAACAAATTTAGGATTTATGAAAATGTgaggatattttttcacattttcattAGTCTtctaaatttctatcgatttgaataaaaactgattgccacgcccactctaacgccctgaaaccgcccaaaactgaaACGCCCACATATCTGATAGTCGGCGAACTATAGCGTTTTCTATTATTTAAGTTagtttgaatatttatattaaaagtcCTGTTTTAGCTTTCTCACAACCGTGTTCTTATTtcgttatattttaaattttaattatacttcataaaaaatatatatatttaaaaaaaaagcataacAACAGCATCATAACCGCTTAATAAAAGTTGTAAGTGATTTCTCTGATGTCTTCGAAGCTCTTTGATGGCGCCCTTAACTTCTGGCAAGTGCAGCATTATTGCAGCTCTGGGCCACGCCCCTCCGGCATCCGCCCCTTTTTGTGGGGCAACCCCTCGCTTCCCCATGCACCATGCCAGTGCACTGGCAGTGGCCATTTCACGTTATTGCTTTCTGTATATTGATGCTTCATATGGCTGCATGCCCTTGCGATCTCATTTTAtgcgaatttatttttatggacCGTTGGCTGCCGAGTCTTTTCTGTTGTGTGTGCTGAATAtgttttataataattttatgagcatttatGCGACGCCATCGTTTTGTTAGCCGTAACAGCAGATTGAATTGCAATGCAATGGGAATGCAATTTAATCTGCGTAGGGTGCGAGATattgaaatgttttgtttCCGCTTCTTCAGATTTCTTTCATTGTTACGCAATCGAGTACTCTAGCTAACGTACCTGTGGTATAATCAAATAATTTCCAAATAATTCGAATTGCCAGCCAGAGGGGAGTATGGGATTTCCGAAAACGATGCTTTAATTAAGTGCAGAGTTCATGTTTATCTAAGCTAAGTCAACGAAGTGCACTTTCCCTTGCAAATTTCATTCTGTGAATTCTGTGGCATCGATTTTACACGGAACTTGAGAGTTAACCGGAAATGAAGTTGTGCAACCGCTGCCCATTATTAAAGCACTAAATCCACTGGGATTTAGGTTGAACTTGAACCTTCTCACGACGGActtgcatacatatgtacatacgttcCTTTTCAAATGGTGCTCTATGGAAATAATTTAGAAAATGCCTTCTGCCGCCTCACATGGCAATAagcaattataaaaatatgaaagctCCATCCACTTGTGCACAAGTAATTTGTCTTGCAATTAACCGCCGGGAGAAGGAAGTCGTTTGGGGCGGCAAAGTCGGCTGCTCTTCAGGTCTGAATTACAGGGATGGAGCTCACACACCTGGAAAACCGGGATCTTGGGGCTGCCATGGAGACGGAAGTGCGGGAACTCATGTGCGGCAGCAATTTGAATGAATACATATTTTAAGTAATTATTTCTACAACAAATATTGAGAAACACATTTCTGTCTCAAGaactttttttgaaaaaatggCAGAGCGATTAAAATTTAGAGTTATATTTGAGTAGTTGTACTTAAATCACTCTTCCATTTGAACATAATTGTTAAGGGcaatttgtgaaataattttaccTTACCAACttacaaatttgtaaaattgttAGGATAATTATCTAAGTCGACTTTCCACTTTCTATAAAAACGTCTTTAATTTTTAACTCAGCTAAGTATCCGTATCTCATGCAAGcatttttaaatggaaattccTGATTCATTTAAGTGACGTACTTACgaaactaaatgaaataaaagtcGTGTTCCTGCCGACAAATTCGAACATATATTAATGACTGGCAGTGCATCTCGGATGGGGCCTGTGAGCCACGCAGATGGGTTCACCTTATATTGTTCGCCTTGCGGGTGCTTGAGCTTCAGAAGTCGAGGCGACATTGCTCGACACTCGAGCGGAAACCAGCTGGGGaaagggggtggtggtgggggcgGGCTGAGAGCAAACATCAGCAAACAATGCACAATTCCAGAGGCAACGGCAACAAGAAAACCGTGCTGAGAAAAGCAGCGGCCGCACAAAGAAATTCACTTAGAGATAAAGTGTTAACTGTGTGTCTTTAGTTCATCTTGAACTATAAAGCAGGTTGATTAATACTCAAAttaataagttttttattttgaattttatttgaataaagtTTAAGCAAGTGTCTGCCATGTTTCCAAAATCACTTAGTGTATAATCGCAGTTTTCAGATGATTGAGCAGTTGAGAAAAGCACTTGCAATGAAAAGCGCGCATCCATTCGCCAAGTAGTCATCTTCGTTTGGTCCTGCTTCCGCCCCCCCCTTCCGAACTATCAATTCGCAGCACTCCTGGTCGTCCTGACAATGTCCTGACAATGGCAAATATATTGGCATTTAAGGAGGAGTCCATCTGGGCTAATGCTTCCGGAGAAGGGCAGCAATGGAGTGGTGTCCTCTTATTGCCCGCTTCCTGCAGTTTGCCAGTCGCATCCGATTGTGCGGCTCCATTGCAATCATATTACAAGccacatttaatttaatttcttgcggaaatataaaagaaatcaaaatcaaaagcGAAAGCGAAACATGGCGAGTGACCAAAGCGTGGTTAAGGCATCCCCATACTCTGGTCAACTTTTCGGCTTCATTTTGGTTCTTTAATGGGGCGGAAACGAGTATCCGTGCCGACATTGCAGCCAAAATGTTGAACTCACTCCGAATGGAGTTTATCTCCGTATTTTGAGTGGGTTTTCCGGCGCGTGCGCTGGATTCGACTCCATTTTTGGGCAATTGTTTGAAAATTGTTGAGATTTTTCTTAGCTAACTAACCTGTTGCATGTTTCTTTGGACTTCTGAAAAAGAGCACCGATATGTTGAAAGATAAAAACCTTATACTTTTCTTGTGCAAAAAGTTGTGCCCTCTAATTGTTTGGTTCGGGTTGGACAATTGCAGGAGATTTTGTTTGATCAGCTCTCTAGCCAAGGGCCATAAGTTGGACAAAGTTGGAATTTTACTCTGGCCACCCATTTagatttattttcctttttcctcgGCTTTTCCAGGGAAATCGCTTTGCTCAAGTGGCTATCTGCCCGAGGCCGTGCAACTTGTTGCTTTGATCAGCTTTCtgtttaaaaatgaaattcccACATCTCGAtttattttgcacttttttgcCCCAGACTTTCTCAGTGGTCACAGCCTTTGTGGCTAATGTGGCTTTAATTCAATAATTCAATACTGCATCTGCAAACGAAAGTAAATTTGTAAAGGACATCATGCAGATTCAAAAGGGAAAGGAGGACAATTAAATATGTACAAcgatatattatttaatatacatCAAAATAATCTATGTATTTTATGAGTATTTTTCTAATTACATAATAATCTGTTTGATgttattgtatttaaaaatttttattaattctctgtaattaaacatttatagATACGTACAACTAAGTTTCAATTATTGATTTCCACTTTAAAACGATTCCAATAATATATTGAAATGTAATTGATTGAGCCCGAGAAATATCTGCAAagttatttcttttaaaagaccaaaaaaaaaaaaaaatgtaatccATTCATTGTAAAACACGAAAATGTTCATTTGGTTAAAGACCGTCAGATTGCAGTTTTATATTCAATGCAAATCGgagaaaaaatgttattacGCAGAgacccaaataaaaatatttagtcGAATTGGGACCTGTTTTTATAGTCTTTGGCAATGCCCTGGACCAacttttattcaaatttgtttgttttcaattgtttttgcGGATCTGCACGCGCATCAGCTTAAAATCGAACCACAGAAAGGACAATAGTTCGGCGGACTATTATATCGCCATCGCCACACATAATAATTGTTGCCATCCAGAGCTTTTTGTAATGAAGTGGAAAACATTGTGGAAATTCAGACAGGACTCAGGCGCAGCACGAACAAAGCAAGCCGtttaatttgcattgcattaCCGTGTGGAGGACCCGCTAGGACCCTCCTCGTCCTG is from Drosophila melanogaster chromosome 3L and encodes:
- the Lamtor1 gene encoding late endosomal/lysosomal adaptor, MAPK and MTOR activator 1, isoform B encodes the protein MEYVHSVWSYLASICNCWQCTEDPGAQPNEPNERTHLLVDPVNHSPALRRSNSDGLSTDYAHSLPKKDDQNALSRLVQNTAINMINVGAMDCHSLEHQEYADRIRLYSQRLHQQWNNGQHASIAPKGLLKDVPSHQFYLSKPTYPDDTAQMKLFTEKAHISVSHIQIDHKEAVVVPFRIP
- the CG14183 gene encoding uncharacterized protein; the encoded protein is MSFDLNHKFWVYTRKEIGKLIKKQNRLKKIEPPEEKAVSYKIYAELYVLYVELVNKLSFIYHNTFQVQKRALVRVLVENATQQLMQLKEELKDLEMSEYIYIDKALIARKLTPRDLVVWRSPQFLYRRPLDIQNIIADNRLYMNDEEKEEKAAQDWVPISEAVKLIQAHERARRARVYKSNIKYDKKKFLKVHQRKKINYKFTFKPDQAMSIPVKRTIFSADFLKADESCENLIKKDDVADTAIDDEEALSAIQNNAACKIQSCWRGYKTRKIVKIRKRFKEELYGMKKIRKLKRPNQTANSIMEMYKNEMLKKKLDEDFINLINDERTRLLQFRSPWMMEDISDHIRAWFKEFYDATGNFHPYPDPVKQGTVLVVIDETMTPMEFQESLGKKPLSKAELKKLRDKEKKEKRKKKEKLKQLKMKEAKRRKKLRDAGVIDIGYELTASKAIENIEETMKKYSKDWRNVDEYLNKNHDPIKEWVTEEQLAKIHQEVRGLVDEYMRVEYELLREALAKDNDEKYKALKVKYPKKKKEKRKKKPKDMTGDRTLESLYNELKDAGIIEEIGHRDFDEFITDFNFVADDTRDEDGLTTLGPAKGDIKMVIQESMLGMGEFDVPKPKSLLLIGPLNSGKRLLCEIIASELDAVFMNLSPENTYKYAKDLKYFLHVILKVAKAFQPTIMYIEEAHRLFWKKVPPEAVEINPRLLGTSLASKILKPLKKNDKIVLVGTSNMPWAANGGIKRAFQKVLLIPKCDYGTSFLLWLELMTENAPDDMKEYAYSALARVLQAYNSGDIDDNVKETLNIDRKMRLKNEALDPNEFLEYFLSKNEPPIFPPDEKIMDKFNKWFGSSNKLEKLRKSYMAQKLAKASKKK